One stretch of Phaeobacter inhibens DSM 16374 DNA includes these proteins:
- a CDS encoding ABC transporter ATP-binding protein: MADIDLSGVGKTFAGTPALQDITTRFDDGEFIALLGPSGCGKTTLLRILAGFEAPSYGRLRIGTREMANARTGANLPPEVRKIGFVFQSYALWPHMSVRRNISYPLEIRKLSKAEIANQTDAALASTGLVDYADRMPSDLSGGQRQRVALARCLVSDPCAVLLDEPLANLDVALRATMQGVFTDFHERTGATMVYVTHDQTEAMAMADRIAVMDQGRIQQFDTPQTLYERPKNRFVAEFVGRGAVVPVQEHKSGGNAQQARILGAEVAVQSASQEAQVSHVCLRPENLTITETGDLRSKVARVTYVGGKYLLEAVTDCGARLFAETRARFEVGTQLGLTITTPWAFWED, from the coding sequence ATGGCAGACATAGACCTGTCCGGCGTTGGCAAGACATTCGCAGGTACGCCTGCGCTACAAGACATTACAACGCGGTTTGACGACGGCGAATTTATTGCGCTTTTGGGGCCATCGGGCTGTGGCAAAACCACGCTTTTACGGATCTTGGCAGGTTTTGAAGCGCCCAGCTACGGACGCCTGCGCATCGGGACGCGCGAAATGGCCAACGCCCGGACGGGCGCGAACCTGCCCCCCGAGGTGCGCAAAATCGGGTTTGTGTTCCAATCCTATGCGCTTTGGCCGCATATGTCTGTGCGGCGCAATATATCCTACCCGCTTGAGATCCGAAAACTATCCAAGGCAGAAATCGCAAATCAGACCGATGCCGCCTTGGCCTCAACCGGGCTGGTGGACTATGCCGATCGTATGCCTTCTGACCTTTCGGGGGGGCAAAGGCAGCGGGTAGCCTTGGCCCGTTGCCTTGTGTCTGACCCCTGCGCGGTCCTGCTGGATGAGCCTTTGGCCAACCTTGATGTGGCACTCCGCGCGACGATGCAGGGCGTCTTTACCGACTTCCACGAGCGTACCGGCGCCACGATGGTTTATGTGACTCATGATCAAACCGAAGCCATGGCGATGGCCGACAGGATTGCAGTCATGGATCAAGGGCGCATTCAGCAATTCGATACACCGCAAACCCTTTACGAGCGGCCAAAGAACCGCTTTGTCGCAGAATTCGTCGGGCGCGGCGCAGTAGTGCCGGTGCAAGAGCACAAATCCGGCGGAAACGCGCAACAGGCGCGTATTCTGGGGGCCGAGGTTGCAGTGCAATCCGCAAGCCAGGAGGCGCAGGTCAGCCATGTCTGTCTGCGCCCTGAAAACCTGACCATTACCGAGACAGGAGATCTGCGCAGCAAAGTCGCGCGGGTCACCTATGTGGGCGGTAAATACCTGTTGGAAGCGGTGACCGACTGCGGTGCACGCCTGTTTGCCGAAACCCGCGCCCGTTTCGAGGTCGGCACCCAATTGGGCCTTACAATTACAACTCCTTGGGCTTTTTGGGAGGATTAA
- a CDS encoding ABC transporter permease, translating into MFAAQYNGGSRSEARLLSAILVVAICLTLAPVLRLFVEGVTYQGDPSLTLMRDVLAQPSTLSALKHSLITAGCGTLVSLVLGSAFAFLVALTDLRAKAALVFCLMIPMMIPPQITALSWVQIMGPSSALLKTLGIAPPLGAPQPLYSPEGIIFLLGIQHMSIIFLTLRAGLRSVPQDVVEAARISGAKGLRIWWQVVLPLTLPSLGAGTAITFVTALGNFGIPAMLGIPAGYATLPTLVYQKLAGMGTTVLAEVSVLAMLIGVVAVAGILLQRLFQTRQKLHLVGSTSRPLVLPLGKARLPVEILLWAVIFAILVLPMFGLLATSLIPAYGVPLRLDTVSIASWQEVIFRQPSTSRAFTNSFGLAMGASLVLVVICFPLAWLMERRKNRLARLFDSLLDLPYALPGVVLSIAMILLLIKLPFTDATLYGTIWIIFLAYIARFFAVMFRPVQASLKQFDPAMDEAAQSVGASLYRRLRDVIFPLSAPAAAAGAILVFLTAFNEVTVSALLWSSGTETLGVVIFNLDDSGETGMASALAMTIVLVVIVLMALIQLLSRRFPKGVVPWQT; encoded by the coding sequence ATGTTTGCCGCACAATACAACGGAGGCAGCCGGTCCGAGGCCCGGCTGCTCTCTGCTATTCTGGTCGTCGCGATCTGTCTGACGCTTGCCCCAGTGTTGCGCCTTTTTGTCGAGGGCGTCACGTATCAAGGGGACCCCAGCCTTACCCTGATGCGCGATGTGCTGGCGCAGCCCTCAACCTTGAGCGCGCTTAAACATTCTTTGATCACGGCTGGTTGTGGCACTTTGGTATCTTTGGTGCTGGGATCTGCTTTTGCATTTCTCGTCGCGCTGACAGACCTGAGGGCGAAGGCGGCGCTGGTTTTCTGCCTGATGATCCCAATGATGATCCCGCCGCAGATTACCGCGCTGTCTTGGGTCCAGATTATGGGGCCTTCGTCGGCTCTGTTGAAAACGCTGGGCATCGCGCCTCCACTTGGGGCGCCGCAGCCACTCTATTCGCCTGAGGGGATTATTTTTCTTCTGGGCATCCAGCATATGTCGATCATTTTTCTGACATTGCGCGCTGGCCTGCGATCTGTCCCCCAAGACGTTGTTGAGGCCGCCCGTATCAGCGGTGCGAAAGGGTTGCGCATATGGTGGCAAGTGGTGCTGCCGCTGACCCTGCCCAGTCTGGGTGCCGGTACGGCAATCACCTTTGTGACCGCTCTTGGCAATTTTGGCATTCCGGCGATGCTGGGCATTCCGGCAGGCTATGCGACGTTGCCGACGCTTGTCTATCAGAAGCTGGCGGGAATGGGGACGACGGTCTTGGCCGAAGTTTCGGTTCTAGCGATGCTAATCGGGGTTGTGGCTGTTGCCGGTATTTTGTTGCAACGTCTCTTCCAGACCCGTCAGAAGCTACACCTTGTCGGTAGCACATCCCGCCCCTTAGTTCTGCCGCTGGGTAAGGCGCGCCTGCCTGTTGAAATCCTTCTGTGGGCGGTGATTTTTGCCATCCTTGTGTTGCCGATGTTTGGCCTTTTGGCCACCTCCTTGATACCCGCCTACGGGGTGCCGCTGCGCCTTGATACGGTCAGCATTGCGTCGTGGCAGGAGGTGATTTTCCGGCAACCCTCAACATCACGCGCGTTTACCAACTCATTCGGGCTGGCAATGGGCGCATCCTTGGTGCTTGTCGTGATTTGCTTCCCCCTGGCGTGGCTGATGGAGAGGCGCAAGAACCGGCTTGCCCGCCTGTTCGATAGCCTGCTTGACTTGCCCTACGCGCTGCCGGGGGTGGTTTTGTCGATTGCCATGATCTTGCTACTGATCAAGCTGCCTTTCACAGATGCCACGCTTTACGGCACCATCTGGATTATTTTTCTGGCCTATATCGCGCGCTTCTTTGCGGTCATGTTCCGTCCGGTTCAGGCCAGCCTCAAACAGTTTGATCCGGCGATGGACGAGGCAGCGCAATCGGTTGGTGCTTCGCTTTACCGGCGTTTGCGTGATGTGATCTTTCCGCTTTCGGCACCTGCTGCGGCGGCGGGGGCGATTCTTGTCTTTCTCACCGCGTTCAACGAAGTCACGGTGTCTGCGCTTTTGTGGTCCTCGGGCACCGAGACGCTTGGCGTGGTGATTTTCAATCTCGATGACAGCGGCGAAACCGGCATGGCCAGCGCATTGGCGATGACCATCGTGCTTGTCGTCATCGTCCTCATGGCGCTGATTCAGTTGTTATCACGCCGCTTTCCCAAAGGAGTTGTCCCATGGCAGACATAG
- a CDS encoding ABC transporter substrate-binding protein: protein MKSVLTSSAFALLASTAIADTITLYTSQPNADAQRTVDAFMAANPGTEVDWVRDGTTKLMARLRAEIEAGNPQPDVLLIADTVTLEGMAQQGLLNAYSSPEAENYDAALFSPKGFYYSTKLITTGLVYNTGVETAPTSWGDLSDASIKGQIAMPSPLYSGAALIHLATLTSDDSLGWDYYEGLAANGVRAQGGNGGTFKAVASGEKPYGMVVDFLAIRNKADGSPVEFVFPEEGVSYVTEPVAILSSAKNVAGAEKFVDFLLSEDGQDLVLDMGYIPARDGMGVPAGFPARDDIKLMAFDPAEALANADANKAKFSELFGAE, encoded by the coding sequence ATGAAGTCCGTCCTCACATCCTCCGCTTTCGCGCTCTTGGCCAGCACAGCCATTGCCGACACGATCACCCTTTACACCTCGCAACCCAATGCTGACGCGCAGCGCACGGTTGATGCCTTTATGGCAGCCAACCCCGGCACTGAAGTCGATTGGGTGCGTGATGGCACGACCAAGCTGATGGCACGCCTGCGCGCGGAGATCGAAGCCGGTAACCCGCAGCCTGACGTGCTTTTGATCGCAGACACCGTAACCCTTGAAGGCATGGCACAACAGGGCCTGCTGAATGCCTATAGCTCCCCCGAAGCCGAGAACTACGACGCAGCCCTCTTCTCACCCAAGGGGTTTTACTACTCCACCAAACTGATCACGACCGGCCTTGTCTACAATACCGGCGTTGAAACCGCACCGACATCTTGGGGCGACCTTTCTGACGCCTCAATCAAGGGTCAGATCGCAATGCCATCACCTCTGTATTCCGGTGCCGCGTTGATCCACCTTGCCACGCTCACAAGCGACGACAGCTTGGGCTGGGACTACTACGAAGGCCTTGCCGCCAACGGGGTGCGCGCACAGGGCGGCAATGGTGGTACGTTCAAGGCCGTCGCCTCGGGCGAAAAACCCTACGGCATGGTCGTGGACTTCCTCGCGATCCGCAACAAGGCCGATGGGTCGCCAGTAGAGTTCGTTTTCCCTGAGGAAGGCGTCTCCTATGTGACTGAGCCGGTTGCGATCTTGTCCTCTGCCAAGAACGTTGCGGGCGCAGAGAAGTTTGTCGACTTCTTGCTGAGCGAAGACGGTCAGGACCTGGTTCTGGATATGGGCTATATCCCGGCTCGCGACGGCATGGGTGTCCCCGCAGGTTTCCCCGCGCGCGATGACATCAAGTTGATGGCCTTTGATCCTGCCGAAGCGCTCGCAAACGCAGATGCCAACAAAGCCAAATTCTCAGAGCTTTTCGGCGCTGAGTAA
- a CDS encoding DeoR/GlpR family DNA-binding transcription regulator — MISLLSENDMLSAMDLSFELDVSVQTIRADLRDLDEAGLVQRRNGTVRLRQQSENIGYLPREGIARQEKQRIALSVKNLIPDGARLALGTGTTVETCARFLASHKDLFVASNSIHAVCALQHAQGVAVELAGGAVRMRDLDMIGTPALEFFSKFNVDYAVFSCGGLSETGRVMDYNSDEVTARTAIANCAKNSILVMDSTKNGLDLTCQTGNVWDFDVVVTGATFSKPILQSCARHGCRVIQI, encoded by the coding sequence ATCATATCGCTATTGTCAGAGAATGATATGCTTTCGGCTATGGATCTTTCGTTCGAACTTGATGTCTCTGTTCAAACGATCCGCGCAGATCTACGGGATCTGGATGAGGCCGGCTTGGTACAGCGGCGTAATGGTACCGTGCGACTGCGCCAACAAAGCGAAAATATCGGCTATCTGCCACGCGAAGGGATTGCACGGCAGGAAAAGCAACGAATTGCTTTATCAGTCAAGAACTTGATCCCAGATGGTGCGCGCTTGGCTTTGGGCACCGGCACGACAGTAGAGACATGCGCGCGTTTTTTGGCCTCGCACAAGGACCTATTTGTGGCCTCCAACAGCATTCACGCGGTCTGCGCTCTGCAACATGCTCAGGGCGTTGCGGTTGAACTGGCAGGTGGGGCTGTCCGAATGCGCGACCTGGATATGATTGGGACGCCTGCACTTGAATTTTTTTCTAAATTCAATGTGGACTATGCCGTGTTCAGCTGCGGCGGCCTGTCGGAGACCGGCAGAGTAATGGATTATAATTCTGACGAAGTAACCGCACGCACAGCTATCGCCAATTGCGCTAAAAATAGCATTCTGGTTATGGATAGCACAAAGAACGGGTTGGATTTGACCTGTCAGACTGGGAATGTCTGGGACTTTGACGTTGTGGTCACAGGTGCAACCTTTTCAAAGCCAATTCTACAAAGTTGTGCGCGACATGGTTGCCGCGTCATTCAAATATGA
- a CDS encoding IS3 family transposase (programmed frameshift) — MGLKRTDEFRQDAVRIALTSGLTRKQVADDLGVGMSTLNKWITAHRDTDVVSKEDLSLAQENDRLRRENRILKEERDIPKKSNAVLREPKAMRFRFIEEHRDAFPAARLCQVMDVSLRGLRAFRSRPASRRQRSDLVTLAHIKEQSRLSLGSYGRPRMTEELKEIGLDVGHRRVGRLMRQNGISVVRTRKHKVTTDSDHKLNIAPNLLDRDFNADKQNQKWAGDISYVWTREGWLYLAVILDLHSRRVIGWAVSNRMKRDLAIRALNMAIAFRQPPKDCIHHTDRGSQYCSHDYQKILRQHGFKVSMSGKGNCYDNAAVETFFKTIKAELIWRHPWETRRKAEMAIFEYINGFYNPRRRHSALGWISPVAFERKVA; from the exons ATGGGACTAAAACGGACGGACGAATTTCGCCAAGATGCGGTGCGGATTGCGTTAACCAGCGGGCTAACGCGTAAGCAGGTGGCGGATGATCTTGGCGTCGGTATGTCGACGCTGAACAAATGGATCACCGCGCACAGAGATACAGACGTGGTGTCGAAAGAAGATTTGAGCCTTGCTCAAGAGAATGACCGGCTTAGGCGTGAGAACCGCATTCTCAAGGAGGAGCGGGACATCC CTAAAAAAAGCAACGCAGTTCTTCGCGAGCCAAAAGCCATGAGGTTTAGGTTCATCGAAGAACACCGGGATGCGTTTCCGGCAGCGCGCCTGTGTCAGGTTATGGATGTCAGCCTGCGCGGTTTGCGTGCGTTCCGCAGTCGGCCAGCCAGCCGCAGACAGCGATCTGACCTGGTCACGCTGGCGCATATCAAAGAACAGTCGCGTCTCAGTTTAGGCAGTTATGGCAGGCCGCGTATGACCGAAGAGCTGAAGGAGATCGGCTTGGATGTTGGCCATCGCCGTGTGGGCAGATTGATGCGTCAGAACGGCATATCTGTTGTTCGGACCCGCAAACACAAGGTGACCACTGACAGCGATCATAAGCTCAATATAGCACCCAACCTGCTGGATCGTGACTTCAACGCTGATAAACAAAACCAGAAATGGGCGGGTGACATCAGCTATGTCTGGACGCGCGAAGGCTGGTTGTATTTGGCTGTTATCCTGGACCTACATTCCAGGCGGGTAATCGGTTGGGCCGTTAGCAACCGCATGAAACGCGACTTGGCAATCCGAGCGTTGAACATGGCCATCGCGTTCCGGCAACCGCCCAAGGACTGCATCCACCACACCGATCGCGGATCGCAATATTGTTCTCATGATTATCAGAAGATCCTGCGCCAGCACGGCTTTAAGGTGTCCATGAGCGGCAAGGGTAATTGTTACGACAATGCTGCCGTCGAAACCTTCTTTAAGACGATCAAGGCGGAGCTGATCTGGCGGCATCCTTGGGAGACACGGCGGAAGGCTGAGATGGCAATCTTCGAATACATCAACGGGTTCTACAATCCACGACGCCGTCACTCAGCACTGGGCTGGATAAGCCCGGTCGCTTTCGAACGGAAGGTGGCTTAA
- a CDS encoding DUF995 domain-containing protein, whose amino-acid sequence MMITVRCKLVAAALSCILPMAAAADPLPRSAKIASPQKIAKIYSGKTELWTNNCGGGIYFGPGGQARAWCADQSENLGAGTWSVDANGQMCQDLVWYYPSGRRAGVSASDKSCISHVVDAWGVMWRSWPNDPEWWPMGKDAGLVRGYKFQTQVRQTRSKLGF is encoded by the coding sequence ATGATGATAACTGTTAGGTGTAAACTCGTTGCCGCAGCACTGTCTTGCATCCTGCCGATGGCGGCAGCTGCGGATCCGTTGCCACGCAGCGCGAAGATCGCAAGCCCGCAGAAGATTGCAAAGATCTACTCTGGGAAGACCGAACTTTGGACCAACAACTGTGGTGGCGGCATCTATTTCGGGCCAGGCGGTCAGGCAAGAGCCTGGTGTGCTGACCAAAGTGAAAACCTGGGCGCGGGTACTTGGAGCGTCGATGCCAATGGCCAGATGTGCCAGGATCTTGTCTGGTATTACCCCAGCGGGCGCCGCGCCGGCGTCAGCGCAAGCGACAAATCCTGCATCAGCCATGTCGTAGATGCCTGGGGCGTCATGTGGCGCAGTTGGCCAAATGACCCAGAATGGTGGCCGATGGGAAAGGACGCAGGCCTGGTGCGTGGATATAAATTCCAGACACAGGTTCGGCAGACCCGTTCGAAACTGGGCTTCTGA
- a CDS encoding calcium-binding protein, with protein MANVFVASFPGVSSLSNYLAFDGFETSRTSFGTVVSPTELEQISEDGSILRLGGDFSSDDQADWQIFSMDHSLDGSPIVSISDISMSFDRFVSLRAEDVARELLSGDDQITALLNDNVTAIRTYAGGDRISLGAGDDTVAAGAGNDFLTGGLGADVLRGGSGADTLHGNGGDDVLRGDVGRDVIFGGVGVDLLGGGRGNDRLIGGSGSDTIRGGAGVDRLYGGTGDDVMTGGDGADIFVFNEGDHTDRITDFEVGVDRIKLGRGAESMDDVDFAQVGDDAAIYFANVTILVEDTAFSELQSADHFLF; from the coding sequence ATGGCAAATGTATTCGTTGCGTCGTTTCCAGGCGTGTCCTCGCTGAGCAATTACTTGGCTTTCGACGGGTTTGAAACCTCTCGTACATCGTTCGGAACCGTCGTCTCACCGACCGAGCTCGAACAGATCAGCGAAGATGGGTCAATTCTGCGTTTAGGCGGCGATTTCTCCAGCGACGATCAGGCCGATTGGCAGATTTTCTCGATGGATCATTCGCTTGATGGCTCCCCGATCGTCTCGATTTCTGACATCTCGATGAGTTTTGACCGTTTCGTTTCGCTGCGCGCCGAAGACGTCGCACGAGAACTTCTCTCCGGCGATGACCAAATCACCGCGCTCTTGAATGACAATGTAACGGCAATTCGAACCTATGCTGGCGGAGATCGGATTTCGCTGGGCGCCGGCGACGATACCGTAGCGGCCGGGGCTGGTAATGATTTTCTGACCGGCGGGTTGGGTGCTGATGTTCTTCGCGGCGGTTCGGGAGCCGACACATTGCACGGCAATGGTGGCGATGATGTACTACGCGGTGATGTTGGCCGTGATGTCATCTTCGGCGGCGTGGGAGTCGACCTACTTGGAGGTGGTCGTGGCAATGACCGCCTGATCGGTGGGTCAGGCAGTGACACAATTCGCGGCGGCGCCGGTGTTGATCGCCTGTACGGCGGAACCGGGGATGATGTCATGACAGGCGGTGACGGGGCCGATATCTTTGTGTTCAATGAGGGCGATCACACAGATCGCATAACCGACTTTGAGGTTGGCGTTGACCGCATCAAACTGGGTCGTGGAGCGGAGAGTATGGACGACGTCGACTTCGCACAGGTCGGCGACGATGCCGCGATCTATTTTGCCAATGTGACCATACTGGTCGAGGACACGGCGTTTTCCGAACTACAAAGCGCAGACCATTTTCTGTTCTGA
- a CDS encoding ABC transporter substrate-binding protein — protein MKHFASTLAVATLTATLSTAAMAEVTIKVAYDADPVSLDPHEQLSGGTLQLSHMVFDPLVRWTKDLQFAPRLAESWEQIDETTMRFKLRDGVTFHSGNALTSADVDWTFDRLKASPDFKGIFAPFTDVEVVDELTFDLKTSEPYPLILHTATYIFPMDSQFYSGTTEDGKEKAELVKHGDSFASRNLSGTGPFTVTEREQGVKVVFDRFDSYWDTASEGNVDKIILTPIKEDPTRVAALLAGDVDFIAPVPPTDLKRVEEHDGTTLITEPGTRIITFQLNQNRVEAFKDARVRKAIDYAVNNAGIVDRIMRGFGTVGAQASPAGYLGYDESLTPRFDVEKAKALMAEAGYADGFSVTMMAPNNRYVNDDKIAQAVASMLAKINIKVDLQTMPKAQYWPTFDERAADMMMIGWHADTEDSANFHQFLTHCPDETTGNGQYNSGNYCNPEADALMAEANATTDQTKRGELLRKLEGILYADAAFIPLHWQNLAWGARDGVHAEKIVNALNFPYFGDLKVD, from the coding sequence ATGAAACATTTTGCGAGCACGCTCGCTGTTGCCACGCTGACGGCGACCCTGAGCACGGCAGCAATGGCGGAAGTGACCATCAAGGTCGCCTACGATGCCGATCCGGTTTCGCTGGACCCGCACGAGCAGCTGTCGGGTGGCACTCTGCAGCTTTCGCACATGGTTTTTGACCCGCTAGTGCGCTGGACAAAAGACCTGCAGTTCGCGCCACGTCTGGCCGAAAGCTGGGAGCAGATCGACGAGACCACGATGCGGTTCAAACTGCGCGACGGTGTGACCTTCCATAGCGGAAATGCGCTGACGTCGGCTGATGTCGATTGGACATTTGACCGCCTGAAGGCCAGCCCTGATTTTAAAGGGATCTTTGCACCTTTCACCGACGTCGAAGTCGTGGACGAACTGACATTCGACCTGAAAACATCCGAGCCTTATCCGCTGATCTTGCATACAGCGACGTATATTTTCCCGATGGACAGCCAGTTTTACTCCGGCACGACCGAGGACGGTAAAGAAAAGGCCGAACTCGTTAAGCACGGCGACAGCTTCGCCTCGCGCAATCTCTCGGGTACTGGCCCCTTCACCGTCACCGAGCGTGAACAGGGCGTGAAGGTGGTCTTCGACCGTTTTGACAGCTATTGGGACACCGCTTCCGAGGGCAATGTCGACAAGATCATCCTCACTCCGATCAAAGAAGATCCGACACGCGTCGCAGCGCTGTTGGCAGGTGACGTTGATTTCATCGCGCCCGTTCCGCCGACGGATCTGAAGCGGGTTGAGGAACACGATGGTACCACGCTGATCACCGAGCCCGGCACCCGTATCATCACGTTCCAACTGAACCAGAACCGCGTTGAAGCGTTCAAAGATGCCCGCGTTCGTAAAGCGATCGACTATGCGGTGAACAATGCCGGCATCGTGGACCGCATCATGCGTGGCTTCGGCACCGTTGGTGCACAGGCCAGCCCGGCCGGTTACCTTGGATATGATGAGAGCCTGACGCCGCGCTTTGACGTCGAGAAAGCCAAAGCACTGATGGCTGAGGCCGGTTATGCGGATGGGTTTTCCGTCACCATGATGGCGCCGAACAACCGCTATGTGAACGATGATAAAATCGCTCAGGCCGTGGCTTCGATGCTGGCGAAAATCAACATCAAGGTTGATCTGCAGACCATGCCCAAGGCGCAATATTGGCCGACATTCGACGAGCGCGCAGCGGATATGATGATGATCGGCTGGCATGCGGATACTGAAGATTCCGCTAACTTCCACCAGTTCCTGACCCATTGCCCGGATGAAACCACCGGCAACGGTCAGTACAACTCCGGCAACTACTGTAACCCGGAAGCGGATGCGCTGATGGCGGAAGCCAATGCGACAACAGACCAGACCAAACGCGGTGAATTGCTGCGCAAGCTGGAAGGCATCCTTTATGCAGACGCTGCCTTCATTCCGCTGCACTGGCAGAACCTGGCCTGGGGTGCGCGCGACGGTGTCCACGCTGAAAAAATCGTGAATGCTCTGAACTTCCCCTACTTCGGCGATCTGAAAGTCGACTGA
- a CDS encoding ABC transporter permease, with protein MLAYLVKRVFQAIAVMFAISLIGFAIQDNLGDPLRELVGQSVSEEVRQQLRDELGLNDSFVTQYVRFLGNALQGDLGTSYFFKEPALDVILKKLPATLELVMGATLIIVGLSVPLGVYTAIKPNTILSRLIMGISIVGISVPVFLTAILMIFVFSVELGWFPSYGRGDVVHVFGYWDTNFATADGWVHILLPSVALASIMLPLFVRLIRAEMMEVLQSEYVKYARAKGIRPYRIYFIHALKNTLLPVITVGGVQIGTMVAYTILTETVFQWPGMGFMFLEAVNRVDTPLIVAYLIIVGFIFVVTNTIVDLIYGLVNPTVNIARMGA; from the coding sequence ATGCTCGCCTACCTCGTGAAACGCGTGTTCCAGGCCATCGCGGTGATGTTTGCCATCTCGCTGATCGGCTTTGCCATTCAGGACAACCTCGGTGACCCCCTGCGGGAGCTGGTCGGTCAGTCCGTGTCGGAAGAGGTCCGTCAGCAGCTGCGCGACGAACTGGGCCTGAACGACAGCTTTGTGACCCAATATGTCCGCTTTCTCGGCAACGCCCTACAGGGGGATCTTGGCACCAGCTACTTCTTCAAGGAACCCGCGCTGGATGTGATCCTGAAAAAGCTTCCGGCAACGCTTGAGCTGGTTATGGGGGCAACCCTGATCATTGTTGGCCTGTCCGTTCCCCTCGGCGTCTACACCGCGATCAAACCCAATACGATCCTTAGCCGCCTGATCATGGGCATCTCGATTGTCGGGATCTCCGTTCCGGTGTTCCTGACTGCGATCCTGATGATCTTCGTTTTCTCGGTAGAACTTGGCTGGTTCCCCTCCTATGGGCGTGGCGACGTTGTCCATGTCTTCGGGTACTGGGACACAAATTTTGCCACCGCTGATGGCTGGGTGCATATCCTGCTGCCCTCCGTCGCCCTGGCCTCGATCATGCTGCCGCTGTTTGTGCGCCTGATCCGGGCTGAGATGATGGAAGTTCTGCAAAGCGAATACGTGAAATATGCCCGCGCCAAGGGCATTCGCCCCTATCGCATTTATTTCATCCATGCGCTCAAAAACACGTTGCTGCCGGTGATTACTGTTGGCGGCGTTCAGATCGGAACGATGGTGGCCTATACCATCCTGACCGAGACCGTTTTCCAGTGGCCTGGCATGGGGTTCATGTTCCTGGAGGCCGTCAACCGCGTCGATACCCCGCTGATCGTGGCCTACCTCATCATCGTGGGGTTCATCTTTGTGGTCACCAATACCATCGTTGACCTGATCTACGGGCTCGTCAATCCAACTGTTAATATTGCGAGGATGGGCGCATGA
- a CDS encoding ABC transporter permease: MSSLSTNQSTPSRFSRLWNSNMGYSFRRNPVAMVSFAVFLVITIASILAPVLAPFDPYDPAQIDIMNSEYPPVWIDGSDSQFVFGTDDQGRDLWSTILYGTRLSLLIGLCAVALQAFLGISIGLVAGYVGGRLDSLLMRFADIQLSFSTLMVAIIFLAVTQAMFGSETFNQYAIYFLIAVIGVAEWPQYARTVRATVLAEKKKEYIDSARVLGFGPMRIMVRHILPNSLSPIFVISTVQVANAIISEASLSFLGLGMPPSQPSLGSLISSGFDYIFSGSWWITAIPGVVLVVLVLVINLLGDWMRDVLNPKLYKG; the protein is encoded by the coding sequence ATGAGCAGCCTTAGCACAAACCAGAGCACACCATCGCGGTTCAGTCGCCTTTGGAATTCCAACATGGGTTACAGCTTTCGGCGCAACCCTGTGGCGATGGTCTCCTTTGCGGTCTTCTTGGTTATCACCATCGCTTCAATTCTGGCACCGGTTCTGGCTCCGTTTGACCCCTATGATCCTGCGCAAATTGATATCATGAACAGTGAATACCCACCGGTCTGGATCGATGGTTCGGATTCTCAGTTTGTGTTCGGCACCGATGATCAGGGACGCGATCTATGGTCCACGATCCTCTATGGGACGCGGTTGTCGCTGCTGATTGGTCTTTGCGCGGTGGCTTTGCAGGCCTTCCTTGGGATCTCTATCGGGTTGGTGGCCGGCTATGTCGGTGGACGGCTCGACAGCCTGCTGATGCGCTTTGCCGATATCCAGCTGTCGTTCTCAACATTGATGGTGGCCATCATCTTCCTTGCGGTGACGCAGGCAATGTTCGGCAGCGAGACGTTCAATCAATATGCAATCTACTTCCTTATCGCGGTGATTGGCGTCGCCGAATGGCCGCAATATGCCCGAACCGTACGCGCCACTGTTCTGGCCGAGAAAAAGAAGGAATATATCGACAGCGCCCGCGTGCTCGGCTTTGGCCCGATGCGGATCATGGTCCGTCACATTCTGCCCAATTCACTGTCACCGATTTTTGTGATCTCCACTGTACAGGTGGCCAATGCAATCATTTCCGAGGCGTCACTCAGCTTCCTGGGTCTTGGGATGCCCCCCAGCCAGCCCTCGCTCGGATCGCTGATCTCCTCGGGCTTCGACTACATCTTCTCGGGCAGTTGGTGGATTACCGCCATCCCCGGCGTGGTTCTGGTGGTCCTCGTTCTTGTCATCAACCTCTTGGGTGACTGGATGCGTGACGTGCTGAATCCGAAACTTTACAAAGGATAA